One genomic segment of Centroberyx gerrardi isolate f3 chromosome 4, fCenGer3.hap1.cur.20231027, whole genome shotgun sequence includes these proteins:
- the cnot1 gene encoding CCR4-NOT transcription complex subunit 1 isoform X2 — MNLDSLSLALSQISYLVDNLTKKNYRASQQEIQHIVNRHGPEADRHLLRCLFSHVDFSGDGKSSGKDFHQFLIQECVSLISKPNFISTLCYAIDNPLHYQKSLKPSAHLFTQLSKVLKLSKVQEVIFGLALLNSSNADLRGFAAQFIKQKLPDLLRSYVDADLGGNQEGGFQDIAIEVLHLLLSHLLFGQKGASGVGQEQIDAFLKTLCRDFPQERCPVVLAPLLYPEKRDILMDRILPDSGELAKTMMESSLAEFMQEVGYGFCASLDECRNIIIQYGVREVTASQVARVLGMMARTHSGLADGIPLQSISAPGSGIWSDGKDKSDGSQAHTWNVEVLIDVVKEVNPNLNFKEVTYELDHPGFMIRDSKGLQIVVYGIQRGLGMEVFPVDLIYRPWKHAEGQLSFIQHSLMSPEVFCFADYPCHTVAIDILKAPPEDDNREIATWKSLDLVESLLRLSEVGQYEQVKQLFSFPIKHCPDMLVLALLQISTSWHTLRHELISTLMPIFLGNHPNSAIILHYAWHGQGQSPSIRQLIMHSMAEWYMRGEQYDQAKLSRILDVAQDLKSLSMLLNGTPFAFVIDLAALASRREYLKLDKWLTDKIREHGEPFIQACVTFLKRRCPSIMGGLAPDKDQPKSAQLPPETLATMLACLQSCAGSVTQELSETILTMVANCSNVMNKARQPPPGVMPKGRAPSTSSLDAISPVQMDPLSAMGSLNLGGTATSHTQSMQGFPSSLSSAFSNPQSPAKAFPPLSNPNPSTPFGGIGSLSSQLPGMDSGPLGSGIGSGIGSGLGMPAVSNDPFGTRKMSTPGLNPPTFQQTDLSQVWPEANQHFSKEIDDEANSYFQRIYNHPPHPTMSVDEVLEMLQRFKDSTIKREREVFNCMLRNLFEEYRFFPQYPDKELHITACLFGGIIEKGLVTYMALGLALRYVLEALRKPYGSKMYYFGIAALDRFKNRLKDYPQYCQHLASIGHFLQFPHHLQECVQYIEYGQQSRDPPVKMQGSITTPGSLALAQVQAQAQSQQPGGPKAPQPGQPSTLVTTTTTTTTVAKTTTITRPTPSSFKKDVPPSINTTNIDTLLVATDQTERIVEPPENVQEKIAFIFNNLSQSNMTQKVEELKETVKEEFMPWVSQYLVMKRVSIEPNFHSLYSNFLDTLKNPEFVKMVLNETYRNIKVLLTSDKAAANFSDRSLLKNLGHWLGMITLAKNKPILYTDLEVKSLLLEAYVKGQQELLYVVPFVAKVLESSLRSMIFRPQNPWTMAIMNVLAELHQEHDLKLNLKFEIEVLCKNLSLDINDLKPGNLLKDKDKLKSLEEQLSAPKKEAKPPEEMLPIVTTGDFLPFAAAPSTPAATTTTCTTTGPPTPQFSYHDINVYALAGLAPHINININIPLLQAHPQLKQCVRQSVERAVQELVHPVVDRSIKIAMTTCEQIVRKDFALDSEESRMRVAAHHMMRNLTAGMAMITCREPLLMSIATNLKNSFAAALRAPTPQQREMMEEAAARIAQDNCELACCFIQKTAVEKAGPEMDKRLATEFELRKHARQEGRRYCDPVVLTYQAERMPEQIRLKVGGVDPKQLAVYEEFARNVPGFLPSNDLSQPTGFLAQPMKQQAWATDDVAQIYDKCMADLEQHLHAIPPALAMNPQTQALRSLLEAVVLARNSRDGIAALGLLQKAVEGLLDATSGADADLLLRYRECHLLVLKALQDGRAYGPQWCNKQITRCLIECRDEYKYNVEAVELLIRNHLVNMQQYDLHLAQSMENGLHYMAVAFAMQLVKLLLVDERSVSHITEADLFHTIETLMRTSAHSRANAPEGLPQLMDVVRSNYEAMIDRAHGGPNFMMHSGISQASEYDDPPGLREKAEYLLREWVNLYHSAAAGRDSTKAFSAFVGQMHQQGILKTDDLITRFFRLCTEMCVEISYRAQAEQQHNPAASAAIIRAKCYHNLDAFVRLIALLVKHSGEATNTVTKINLLNKVLGIVVGVLIQDHDVRQTEFQQLPYHRIFIMLLLELNAPEHVLETINFQTLTAFCNTFHILRPTKAPGFVYAWLELISHRIFIARMLAHTPQQKGWPMYAQLLIDLFKYLAPFLRNVELNKPMQILYKGTLRVLLVLLHDFPEFLCDYHYGFCDVIPPNCIQLRNLILSAFPRNMRLPDPFTPNLKVDMLSEINIAPRILTNFTGVMPSQFKKDLDSYLKTRSPVTFLSELRSNLQVSNEPGNRYNIQLINALVLYVGTQAIAHIHNKGSTPSMSTITHSAHMDIFQNLAVDLDTEGRYLFLNAIANQLRYPNSHTHYFSCTMLYLFAEANTEAIQEQITRVLLERLIVNRPHPWGLLITFIELIKNPAFKFWSHDFVHCAPEIEKLFQSVAQCCMGQKQAQQVMEGTGAS; from the exons ATGAATCTTGACTCGCTCTCGCTGGCTTTGTCTCAAATCAGCTACCTGGTGGACAATTTAACGAAGAAAAACTACCGAGCCAGCCAGCAGGAAATACAGCAT ATTGTGAATCGTCACGGTCCTGAGGCAGACAGGCATCTACTACGCTGTCTCTTCTCCCATGTGGATTTCAGTGGCGATGGTAAAAGCAGTGGCAAGGACTTCCATCAG TTTCTGATCCAGGAGTGTGTGTCGCTGATCTCAAAGCCAAACTTTATCTCTACTTTGTGCTACGCCATTGACAATCCCCTGCACTACCAGAAG AGTTTGAAGCCATCGGCCCACCTATTTACTCAGCTGAGTAAAGTTCTTAAGCTCAGCAAGGTCCAAGAG GTGATATTTGGCCTTGCTTTGCTCAACTCCAGCAACGCAGACCTTCGAGGTTTTG cGGCACAGTTCATCAAGCAGAAGCTCCCGGACCTCCTGCGGTCGTACGTGGACGCGGATCTCGGAGGAAACCAGGAAGGTGGCTTCCAAGACATTGCCATAGAGGTCCTGCACCTGCTCCTCTCCCATCTACTGTTTGGCCAGAAGGGAGCCAGTGGTGTAGGGCAAGAGCAGATTGACGCTTTCCTCAAGACACTGTGCAGAG ATTTCCCTCAGGAGCGCTGCCCTGTGGTGCTCGCACCACTGCTGTACCCTGAAAAACGGGACATTCTCATGGACAGGATCCTGCCAGACTCGGGAGAGTTAGCTAAGACCATGATGGAGAGTTCTCTTGCAGAATTCATGCAAGAAGTTGGCTATGGCTTCTGTGCTAG TCTTGATGAGTGCAGAAACATAATCATTCAGTATGGGGTGAGAGAGGTGACTGCCAGCCAGGTAGCCAGGGTCCTGGGCATGATGGCTCGTACCCACTCTGGCCTGGCTGATGGCATCCCACTACAG tcCATCTCTGCTCCAGGAAGCGGTATCTGGAGTGATGGTAAGGACAAAAGCGATGGCTCGCAAGCACACACCTGGAATGTTGAGGTTCTCATCGACGTTGTCAAAGAAGTG AATCCAAATCTGAACTTCAAAGAGGTGACATACGAGTTGGACCACCCTGGCTTTATGATCCGGGACAGTAAAGGCCTGCAGATAGTGGTATACGGCATCCAGAGGGGGCTGGGCATGGAGGTGTTCCCTGTTGACCTCATCTATCGGCCATGGAAACACGCCGAAGGACAG ttgTCCTTCATCCAGCACTCCCTGATGAGCCCAGAAGTGTTTTGCTTTGCTGATTACCCTTGCCACACAGTGGCCATTGACATCCTCAAGGCCCCACCAGAGGATGACAACAGGGAAATCGCCACCTG GAAAAGCCTGGACCTGGTGGAGAGCCTACTTCGGTTGTCTGAGGTGGGCCAGTATGAGCAGGTGAAGCAGCTGTTCAGCTTCCCCATCAAGCACTGCCCTGACATGTTGGTGCTGGCGTTGCTGCAGATCTCCACCTCCTGGCACACACTGCGCCACGAGCTCATCTCTACCCTCATGCCCATCTTCCTGGGCAACCACCCAAACTCCGCCATCATCCTGCACTACGCCTGGCATGGACAG GGCCAGTCTCCTTCCATTCGCCAGCTCATCATGCACTCGATGGCTGAGTGGTACATGAGAGGGGAGCAGTACGACCAGGCCAAGCTGTCGCGCATCCTGGATGTGGCCCAGGACTTGAAG TCTCTATCGATGCTGCTGAATGGTACTCCGTTTGCCTTTGTTATTGACCTTGCTGCACTTGCCTCTCGCCGTGAATACCTCAAACTTGACAAATGGCTGACTGACAAAATCAGAGAGCATGGG gAACCCTTTATCCAGGCGTGCGTGACGTTCCTGAAGAGGCGCTGCCCATCCATTATGGGGGGTTTGGCCCCAGACAAGGACCAGCCCAAAAGCGCCCAGCTGCCCCCAGAGACCTTGGCCACCATGCTGGCCTGCCTGCAGTCCTGCGCTGG gagtgTGACCCAGGAGCTGTCAGAGACAATCCTGACCATGGTTGCCAACTGCAGCAATGTGATGAACAAAGCCCGGCAGCCGCCACCAGGGGTGATGCCGAAGGGACGCGCTCCCAGCACCAGCAGCCTTGATGCCATCTCCCCTGTTCAG aTGGACCCTCTGTCGGCCATGGGTTCCCTTAACCTGGGAGGCACGGCCACCTCCCATACTCAGAGCATGCAGGGTTTCCCCTCTTCACTGAGCTCGGCTTTCAGTAACCCTCAGTCCCCAGCCAAGGCCTTTCCGCCTCTCTCCAACCCCAACCCCAGCACACCATTTGGGGGCATTGGCAGCCTCTCCTCGCAGCTCCCTGGTATGGACTCTG GTCCTCTGGGTTCAGGCATTGGCTCTGGTATTGGTTCTGGTCTTGGAATGCCAGCGGTGAGCAACGACCCATTTGGCACCAGGAAGATGAGCACACCAGGCCTGAACCCACCCACCTTTCAGCAGA CTGACCTCTCTCAGGTGTGGCCCGAGGCAAACCAGCACTTTAGTAAGGAGATAGACGACGAAGCAAACAGCTACTTCCAGCGCATCTACAACCACCCACCTCACCCAACCATGTCTGTGGATGAG GTACTGGAGATGCTGCAGAGGTTCAAGGACTCAACCATCAAGCGGGAGCGAGaggtgttcaattgcatgctgCGGAACCTGTTTGAGGAGTATCGCTTCTTCCCCCAGTACCCGGACAAGGAGCTGCACATCACCGCCTGCCTGTTTGGGGGCATCATCGAGAAGGGCCTCGTCACATACATGGCCCTGGGCCTGGCCCTCCGATATGTTCTTGAAGCTTTACGGAAACCTTATGGATCCAAAATGTATTACTTTGGCATCGCTGCTCTAGATAGGTTCAAAAACAG ACTGAAGGACTATCCCCAGTATTGTCAACACCTGGCCTCAATTGGCCACTTCTTGCAATTCCCCCACCATTTACAAGA GTGCGTGCAGTATATCGAGTATGGCCAGCAGTCACGGGACCCTCCGGTGAAGATGCAGGGTTCCATCACCACCCCTGGAAGCCTGGCCCTGGcacaggtccaggcccaggcccagtcCCAGCAACCTGGTGGACCCAAAGCCCCCCAGCCGGGTCAGCCCAGCACCCTGgtcaccaccactactactacaaccacaGTAGCCAAAACCACCACCATCACAAGACCCACGCCCAGCAGCTTCAAGAAGGATGTGCCT CCCTCCATAAACACTACCAACATTGACACCTTGCTAGTGGCCACAGACCAAACAGAGAGGATTGTAGAGCCTCCAGAGAATGTCCAGGAGAAGATCGCCTTCATTTTCAACAACCTTTCTCAGTCCAACATGACACAGAAG GTTGAGGAGCTGAAAGAGACGGTGAAGGAGGAGTTCATGCCCTGGGTGTCTCAATACCTGGTGATGAAGCGTGTCAGCATTGAGCCCAACTTCCACAGTCTCTACTCCAACTTCCTGGACACACTCAAGAACCCTGAGTTTGTCAAGATGGTCCTCAACGAGACCTATCGGAACATTAAG GTTCTATTGACCTCAGACAAGGCGGCTGCCAATTTCTCTGATCGCTCCCTGCTGAAGAACCTGGGCCACTGGCTGGGCATGATCACACTGGCCAAAAACAAGCCTATCCTTTACACG GACCTGGAAGTGAAGTCTCTCCTGCTGGAAGCCTATGTGAAAGGCCAGCAGGAACTGCTGTATGTAGTTCCCTTCGTGGCCAAAGTCCTGGAGTCCAGTCTACGGAGTATG ATCTTCAGGCCCCAGAACCCGTGGACCATGGCGATCATGAATGTTCTCGCTGAGCTGCATCAGGAACATGACCTCAAG CTGAACTTGAAGTTTGAGATTGAAGTTCTGTGTAAGAACTTGTCTCTGGACATCAATGATCTGAAGCCAGGAAATCTGCTGAAGGACAAGGACAAGCTGAAGAGTCTGGAGGAGCAGCTGTCGGCACCAAAGAAGGAGGCAAAGCCTCCGGAGGAGATGCTCCCTATTGTCACCACAG GAGACTTTCTTCCATTTGCAGctgccccctccacccctgcaGCAACCACCACCACCTGCACAACAACTGGGCCCCCAACCCCACAGTTCAGTTACCACGACATCAATGTGTATGCTCTGGCAGGTCTGGCCCCAcacatcaatatcaatatcaac ATCCCCCTGCTACAAGCTCATCCCCAGTTGAAGCAGTGTGTACGGCAGTCAGTGGAGCGGGCAGTCCAGGAGCTGGTGCATCCTGTGGTTGATCGCTCCATCAAAATTGCCATGACGACCTGTGAGCAGATCGTCAGGAAGGACTTTGCCCTGGACTCGGAGGAGTCCCGCATGCGTGTGGCTGCCCACCACATGATGAGGAACCTGACCGCTGGCATGGCCATGATCACCTGCCGTGAGCCACTGCTCATGAGCATTGCCACCAACCTTAAGAACAGCTTCGCTGCTGCACTTAGG GCACCGACCCCCCAGCAGAGGGAGATGATGGAGGAGGCCGCAGCCAGAATCGCTCAGGACAACTGTGAACTGGCTTGCTGCTTCATCCAGAAAACGGCTGTGGAGAAGGCTGGCCCTGAAATGGACAAGAGACTAGCCACG GAGTTTGAGCTGAGGAAGCACGCACGCCAGGAGGGACGTCGTTACTGTGACCCTGTGGTGCTGACCTACCAGGCTGAACGTATGCCTGAGCAGATCAGACTCAAG GTGGGAGGAGTGGACCCCAAACAACTGGCTGTCTATGAGGAGTTTGCTAGGAACGTTCCAGGCTTCCTACCCAGCAATGACCTCTCTCAACCCACTGGCTTCCTGGCTCAACCCATGAAG CAACAGGCATGGGCCACTGATGATGTGGCCCAGATCTATGATAAGTGCATGGCGGACTTGGAACAGCACCTTCATGCCATCCCTCCGGCCCTCGCCATGAACCCCCAGACCCAGGCTCTGCGCAGTCTGCTAGAGGCCGTGGTCTTGGCCAGGAACTCCAGGGATGGCATCGCTGCACTGGGCCTTCTGCAGAAG GCGGTGGAGGGTCTTCTGGATGCTACTAGCGGGGCTGATGCTGACCTGCTGCTGCGCTACAGGGAGTGCCACCTGCTGGTGCTTAAAGCCCTGCAGGATGGACGTGCCTATGGACCCCAGTGGTGCAACAAGCAGATCACTAG ATGTCTGATTGAGTGCCGCGATGAGTACAAGTACAATGTAGAGGCAGTGGAGCTGCTGATCAGAAACCACCTGGTGAACATGCAGCAGTACGACCTGCACCTTGCACAG TCTATGGAGAATGGGCTGCACTACATGGCAGTTGCATTTGCCATGCAGTTGGTGAAGCTGTTGCTGGTGGATGAGCGCAGTGTCAGCCACATCACCGAGGCTGACCTCTTCCACACAATTGAGACCCTAATGAGGACCAGCGCACACTCCAGAGCCAACGCGCCTGAGGG TCTTCCCCAGCTGATGGATGTTGTTCGCTCCAACTATGAGGCCATGATTGATCGAGCACATGGCGGGCCCAACTTCATGATGCACTCTGGGATCTCACAGGCATCAGAATATGACGACCCACCGGGCCTGAGGGAGAAGGCGGAGTACCTGCTGAGGGAATGGGTCAACCTTTaccactctgcagctgctggcaGGGACAGCACCAAGGCCTTCTCTGCCTTTGTTGGACAG ATGCACCAGCAGGGCATCCTGAAGACGGATGACCTCATCACGCGGTTCTTCCGGCTTTGCACAGAGATGTGCGTGGAGATCAGCTACCGGGCGCAGGCTGAGCAGCAGCACAACCCAGCGGCCAGTGCAGCCATCATCAGGGCCAAGTGCTACCACAACCTGGACGCCTTTGTTAGGCTCATCGCCCTGCTGGTCAAACACTCTGGAGAGGCCACCAACACGGTTACTAAGATCAACCTGCTCAACAAG gTGCTCGGGATTGTAGTCGGGGTGTTGATCCAGGACCATGATGTCCGTCAGACAGAATTCCAACAGCTGCCATACCACCGCATTTTCAtcatgctgctgctggagctcaaTGCCCCAGAACATGTCCTTGAGACCATCAACTTCCAGACACTCACCGCCTTCTG taACACCTTCCACATCCTGAGACCCACCAAAGCACCTGGCTTTGTCTACGCCTGGCTGGAGCTCATCTCCCATCGCATCTTCATAGCCAGGATGCTGGCGCACACACCGCAGCAGAAG GGATGGCCCATGTACGCTCAGCTGCTGATTGACCTCTTCAAGTACCTGGCCCCATTCCTGAGGAATGTAGAGCTCAACAAACCTATGCAAATCCTCTACAAG GGCACCCTGCGAGTGCTCCTGGTCCTGCTGCACGACTTCCCAGAGTTCCTGTGTGATTACCACTACGGCTTCTGTGATGTTATCCCGCCCAACTGCATCCAGCTCCGCAACCTCATCCTCAGTGCCTTTCCACGCAACATGAGGCTCCCAGACCCCTTCACGCCCAACCTCAag GTGGACATGCTGAGTGAGATTAACATCGCTCCCCGGATCCTCACCAACTTCACTGGGGTCATGCCGTCCCAGTTCAAGAAGGATCTGGACTCCTACCTGAAGACTCGCTCACCGGTCACTTTCCTCTCTGAACTGCGCAGCAACCTGCAG GTGTCCAATGAGCCGGGAAACCGCTACAACATCCAGCTGATCAATGCTCTAGTGTTGTATGTGGGTACACAGGCAATCGCTCACATCCACAACAAGGGCAGCACCCCCTCCATGAGCACCATCACCCACTCTGCACACATGGACATCTTCCAGAACCTGGCCGTGGACCTGGACACAGAGG GGCGTTACCTGTTCTTGAACGCGATAGCCAATCAGCTACGCTACCCCAACAGCCACACCCACTACTTCAGCTGCACCATGCTCTATCTGTTTGCTGAGGCCAACACTGAGGCCATCCAGGAGCAGATCACCAG ggttCTGTTGGAGAGGCTGATAGTGAACAGGCCCCACCCCTGGGGGCTCCTCATCACCTTCATTGAGCTAATCAAGAATCCTGCCTTCAAGTTCTGGAGCCACGACTTTGTGCACTGTGCCCCCGAGATTGAAAA GCTGTTCCAGTCGGTAGCGCAGTGCTGCATGGGACAGAAGCAGGCCCAGCAGGTGATGGAAGGCACTGGTGCCAGCTAG